From the Kribbella sp. CA-293567 genome, the window GGCGCAACGAACTGATCCTCAGAGCGCTCCGCAAAGTCCCGGACCGCCCGGCCCCCAAAGCCTGATCAGCGGTGGTGGTTGTGCAGAGCGACAGGCAGTAGTCCTCTCCTGCGGCGGCTGCCAGGCGTCTCTGAGCGTTGAAGCAGGCCGCTGCGGGCGCTACTGCCTGTCGTTGCGTTCGGCTCCAGCCCCTCTCCTGGCCGGCTCACACGCGCTATCTTGAGCAGGGAGTCTGGAGCCTGGGGAGGGCCGATGGTGCTCACGGTGGGGACGTTCAATCTCAACAACCTGTTCGACCGGTGGAACTTCGCCGGTGCGGTCGAGGCGCTGGCGGCCGGCACGAGCTCGGTGCCGGCGACGTACACCTTCGACTCGGAGGACCGGCGACGCCTGCAGCTGGACGGGCGCGGCAAGCTGCTGGTCTCCAAACCGGCCGCGGACACAGGCCGGATCGCCGAGCGGCTGCTGGCTGCCGACGTCGACGTCTGGGTAGTCCAGGAGGTCGAGAACGTCGACGTTCTGCGCGAGTTCAATCGCGAACACCTGAACGGTGAGTACCAGCACGTGATGGTGATCGACGGCAACGACGCGACCCGGTTCATCGACATCGGGGTCCTGTCCCGGCGGCCGATCGGCGGGGTGACCAGCTACCAGCGGGTGTTCCATCCCGACGTACCGTCGCGGCCGATCTTCTCGCGGGACCTGGTCGAGGCGGAGATCCTGGACGCCAGGGGGCGCCGGATCCTGACCGTCTTCGGCACCCACCTGAAGTCGAAGTTCGTCGACTTCACCGTCGACGACGCCGCCGCGGCCGCCGCCGAGGCGCAACTGCTGCGGCAACGGCAGGCCGAGACGATCGTCCGGATCATCGCGGCCCGGACCTCCAGCCGCCAGCGCTACCTGCTCTGCGGTGACATGAACGACACCCCGGACTCGACCGCGCTGGCCTGCTTCCAGCAGTCCGGGCTGGTCGACGCACTGACCGCGCCGACCGAGGTCGGCACCGTGAAGACGACCGTGGAGCTGCCCGCCAGCCCTGCCTGGACGTCGACCTTCAAGGCGTCCGGGCAGCCGCGTTCCTTCGACCTGATCGACCAGATCTGGTTGTCGCCGGCCCTGGTGCCGAGGCTGACCGGCGCCTTCATCGGCCGCCGCAAGAAGCTCGCCCGCGACGGTACCGATCACGATCCGGCCTGGATCACCCTGGACCTCTGACCGGTTTGCCGGCTGCGCTTACAGTTCGGGGCGTGGAAGATCTCGCTGAACTCATCGCGCTGGTGGACAGACTGGTGTTCGGGGCGGACCCGGCCCAGGCGCTGGAGCCGTTCGCGCGCGCGGTGGCGGCGTACGACGCGCAGCCGGACCCGGCCGAGCTGGACGGGCTGCTGACCACCTTCGGGTACGTCGTACTGCAGTTCGACGAGTACTCCGGGCTGCCACTGAACCGGACGCTGGAGATCCTCGACGACCTGGAACAACGGCACCGCGAGGTTGGCAACAGCCCGCGGATCGTGCACTTCTGCCGCTGGCTCGTCGCCCGGCAGTTGGGTGACGCCGTGACGGCCGAGGAACAGTACCAAGCCTGTCTGGCCGCGCCGCGGGACGAGTTCTCCTGGTGCGAGGGCTGCGAACAGATCTACCAGATCCGGCACCTGATCGAGACCGAGCGCGCGGC encodes:
- a CDS encoding endonuclease/exonuclease/phosphatase family protein, whose protein sequence is MVLTVGTFNLNNLFDRWNFAGAVEALAAGTSSVPATYTFDSEDRRRLQLDGRGKLLVSKPAADTGRIAERLLAADVDVWVVQEVENVDVLREFNREHLNGEYQHVMVIDGNDATRFIDIGVLSRRPIGGVTSYQRVFHPDVPSRPIFSRDLVEAEILDARGRRILTVFGTHLKSKFVDFTVDDAAAAAAEAQLLRQRQAETIVRIIAARTSSRQRYLLCGDMNDTPDSTALACFQQSGLVDALTAPTEVGTVKTTVELPASPAWTSTFKASGQPRSFDLIDQIWLSPALVPRLTGAFIGRRKKLARDGTDHDPAWITLDL